From a single Dysidea avara chromosome 14, odDysAvar1.4, whole genome shotgun sequence genomic region:
- the LOC136244894 gene encoding uncharacterized protein: protein MITATVLVILAGCLVATAQEKVCSNFCTSLGMMETNPGKSCNDIYQINKASRGVSGDYWIQTATGTHQVYCDMELECGGHKGGWMRVVDLDINGGDACPAPWDQVTMNAINMCQPPSNTPGCYGTTFNVYGVQYSTVCGQARGYQKGEPGAFSGGRSIDNGYADGIAITEGTPRQHVWTYAVGHDDHRNSPSRNCPCASFPGPSPNSFVGNDYYCESGDNVRSGGDPNMYFTDDPLWDGDGCVSNNNNCCAAVGMPWFFRQFAVAQSGDLEVRLCQDEGFNHEGATFDILQLFVQ, encoded by the coding sequence ATGATAACAGCCACTGTTTTAGTGATCCTGGCAGGATGTCTAGTAGCAACAGCTCAAGAAAAAGTCTGTTCCAACTTCTGTACTAGCTTGGGAATGATGGAGACCAACCCTGGAAAGTCTTGTAATGACATCTACCAGATCAACAAGGCCAGCAGAGGAGTGTCAGGTGACTACTGGATCCAAACTGCCACTGGTACACATCAAGTCTACTGTGATATGGAACTGGAGTGTGGTGGTCACAAGGGAGGTTGGATGAGAGTTGTTGATCTTGACATCAATGGTGGTGATGCATGTCCTGCACCATGGGATCAAGTGACAATGAATGCAATCAACATGTGTCAACCACCAAGCAACACTCCAGGATGCTATGGTACAACATTCAATGTATATGGTGTCCAGTACTCTACGGTTTGTGGTCAAGCCAGGGGATACCAGAAAGGGGAGCCAGGTGCATTCAGTGGTGGTAGGAGTATAGATAACGGCTATGCTGATGGAATAGCCATCACAGAGGGAACCCCTCGTCAGCATGTGTGGACCTATGCTGTGGGACATGATGATCATCGTAACAGCCCATCAAGAAACTGCCCCTGTGCTTCATTCCCAGGACCAAGTCCAAACTCTTTTGTAGGCAATGACTATTACTGCGAGAGTGGTGACAATGTCCGTAGTGGGGGTGACCCTAACATGTACTTCACCGATGACCCCCTATGGGATGGTGACGGGTGTGTGAGCAATAACAACAACTGCTGTGCTGCAGTTGGGATGCCATGGTTCTTCAGACAGTTTGCTGTCGCACAAAGTGGAGACCTGGAAGTCAGACTATGCCAGGATGAGGGATTTAACCATGAAGGTGCCACATTTGACATACTTCAACTCTTTGTACAGTAA
- the LOC136244493 gene encoding E3 ubiquitin-protein ligase CHFR-like: MDALEEPWGLLVVKEGGEDERIPVIGHEFVIGRSKDCGLSINSKLVSNRHCVLIRDDRGKVLVKDTSSNGTLINGKRIRRNEVQQVRNGDIIQIVSKKNHAEDNISYQYTELRPAEDDGEGEEEATLELTLDYNDGDDGDSHPPPAKKAAIESVKKEEESKDETDSVEVGDIKLEAAKPVAKEIAAKEKSLKGKATKEKTTKEKSVIKKETSKAKESTPTMSRENSMEDILLCGICQEILHDCISLQPCMHSYCAGCYSGWMDRSNECPQCRLRVERISKNHIVNNLALSFLKAHPEKKRSDEELAELDSKSKITKDMLYPKRHRRYDPDEDDDEDEDTYSDEDEEDDDRSSGGAFTFASPLSGIVATGASVFGTPFMPPPMAVCRQCPTYRGGLSSLCSGASVPYTCPTPASHIMCRCCLQFMPLRPSSDDVPSQKCALCEKYYCNAYWQTGCNGLACRGGCLLPLKDVSIDAVPRINENLFETNILRSYLQDNSISVSDMVKELITNFENGEYHPPTTSGLSSFTSSSPICKECFTKILSELTYIYRSKIPTEDLPVEAHRRGDCHWGRNCRTQMHNPDHCRRYNHVCEQTRFS, encoded by the exons ATGGATGCATTAGAAGAGCCGTGGGGACTGTTGGTAGTGAAGGAAGGAGGTGAAGACGAAAGGATTCCTGTGATCGGCCACGAGTTTGTAATCGGTAGATCCAAAG ATTGTGGTTTATCTATTAATTCCAAGTTGGTATCAAATCGACACTGTGTGCTGATCAGAGATGACAGGGGTAAAGTCTTGGTGAAAGATACTAGTTCTAATGGCACATTGATCAATGGAAAAAGAATAAGGAGAAATGAG GTACAACAAGTAAGAAATGGCGACATTATTCAAATTGTGTCCAAGAAGAATCATGCAGAAGACA ACATATCATACCAGTACACTGAATTGAGACCAGCAGAGGATGATGGTGAAGGTGAGGAAGAAGCCACTTTAGAGCTCACACTAGACTACAACGATGGTGATGATGGCGACTCTCATCCTCCACCTGCTAAGAAGGCAGCCATTGAATCAGTGAAGAAGGAAGAGGAAAG CAAAGACGAAACAGACTCTGTTGAAGTTGGGGACATCAAATTAGAGGCTGCTAAGCCAGTTGCAAAAGAGATTGCAGCCAAAGAAAAATCACTTAAAGGAAAAGCAACCAAGGAGAAAACTACCAAGGAGAAGTCAGTGATAAAGAAGGAGACAAGTAAAGCAAAGGAATCCACTCCTACAATGTCAAGAGAGAACTCAATGGAAGACATACTATTGTGTGGAATATGTCAG GAGATTCTTCATGATTGTATCAGCCTCCAGCCTTGTATGCACTCCTACTGTGCTGGATGCTATTCTGGTTGGATGGATCGGTCCAATGAGTGTCCACAG TGTCGGCTACGTGTTGAAAGAATCAGTAAGAATCACATAGTCAACAATTTAGCACTTTCTTTCCTCAAGGCTCATCCAG AAAAGAAACGATCTGATGAAGAGTTGGCTGAACTGGATAGCAAGAGTAAAATCACAAAAgacatg CTGTACCCCAAGCGACATCGTCGTTATGATcctgatgaagatgatgatgaagatgaggACACTTACAGTGATGAAGATGAGGAGGATGATGACCGGAGCTC AGGAGGAGCATTCACGTTTGCTTCACCATTATCTGGAATAGTAGCCACTGGAGCATCGGTGTTTGGCACACcattcat GCCTCCACCCATGGCAGTGTGTCGTCAGTGTCCCACCTACAGGGGAGGCTTGTCATCATTGTGTAGTGGTGCTAGTGTACCCTACACATGTCCCACTCCTGCCAGTCATATAATGTGTAGATGTTGTCTGCAGTTCATGCCACTGCGGCCATCGTCTGATGATGTCCCTTCTCAGAAGTGTGCACTCTGTGAGAAGTATTACTGTAATGCTTACTGGCAAACTGGATGTAATGGGTTGGCATGTAGAGGAGGATGTCTGCTACCTTTGAAAG ATGTGTCAATTGATGCTGTTCCTCGTATCAATGAGAACTTGTTTGAGACTAACATATTGCGCAGTTACCTGCAGGACAACTCCATCTCAGTCAGTGATATGGTCAAAGAGTTGATCACCAACTTTGAAAATGGAGAATATCACCCTCCAACCA CTAGTGGACTAAGCTCCTTCACATCATCCTCGCCTATCTGCAAAGAGTGTTTCACTAAAATCCTCTCAGAGTTAACATACATATACCGATCTAAAATACCTACAGAAGACCTTCCAG TGGAGGCTCATCGTAGAGGAGATTGTCATTGGGGCAGAAATTGCCGAACACAGATGCACAACCCTGACCACTGCAG ACGCTACAATCACGTATGTGAACAGACAAGGTTCTCGTGA